In the genome of Altererythrobacter sp. TH136, one region contains:
- the bamA gene encoding outer membrane protein assembly factor BamA — protein sequence MTRLALSLLCGTVLSGIPAVALAQDAAPVPGASADVAPQADVIRSISVSGSQRLEANTIVSYIRLRTGQVYTQAAADQALKDLYATELFSSANIVNNGGDVIVTVVENPVINRIVLEGNKRIKSDKITPEIKLAPRQIFTRSKVRADVARIVELYKRQGRFAATVEPKMVELSQNRVDVVFEINEGPKSKVRQINIIGNEAFSDSDLRGEMVTKQARLTSFLSSNTSYDPDRLAFDQQKLREFYLTEGYADFRVVSAVAELTPDKQDFIITYVVEEGERYKFGDVAVRSEIRDFDSDVLTRNLPLKEGDWFNGKQVQDTEEQFTELAGTFGYAFADVEAQYRPNREEKTMGLTFVLKEAPRVYVERIDVNGNTLTQDKVLRREFRLVEGDAFNSLQVKRTTNRIKSLGYFQDSFEVAQKDGSTPDRIVLEANVEEQPTGQLQLSAGFSSIESFILAASIQQRNFRGRGQTVGFGVNYSRYSKSANISFAEPYVFDRNISMGVDLYRRDTNSFNFLNNTRNTTFQQTTTGGQVRLGVPLTEYMSAVASYTLNFDDVTLDRNRFFTPDAAGNLSCNPILAGRYLCDAVGSRTSSILGVNVVYDSLDSRLRPTRGRSISLGAEFAGLGGSVKFARIRGKASQFWPLGGGFIFSTSIEGGAIKGLGDGDVRLTDRFFLGEPQFRGFAIRGVGPRVIRRPLVDDPASTDPTKFLELTDRRSVSDDALGGNYYYLGRAELEIPLGSGAQELGLRPSIFADVGALWGVRTPQLNDSSSTFPTGFEFPIRDASGSPLFTQINVATLVTPTGGGTPVCTPGTAAGDVTTVTNPTNPNPPSCLGTNTNTALISSIPPFREVFLGDSPSPRLSVGIGVNWNSPFGPFRIDFAHVLLKRAGDDTKRFTFNVGTQF from the coding sequence ATGACCAGACTGGCTTTGTCCCTGCTGTGCGGAACCGTGCTGAGCGGCATACCCGCGGTTGCCCTGGCGCAGGATGCTGCCCCTGTGCCGGGCGCTTCCGCGGACGTGGCCCCGCAGGCTGACGTCATCCGTTCGATCTCGGTCTCGGGTTCCCAGCGGCTCGAAGCCAACACGATCGTGTCGTACATCCGCCTGCGCACCGGTCAGGTCTACACCCAGGCCGCGGCCGATCAGGCGCTGAAGGACCTCTACGCGACCGAGCTGTTTTCCAGCGCCAACATCGTCAACAACGGCGGTGACGTGATCGTCACCGTGGTCGAGAACCCGGTGATCAACCGCATCGTGCTGGAAGGCAACAAGCGGATCAAGTCGGACAAGATCACGCCCGAGATCAAGCTGGCCCCGCGCCAGATCTTCACTCGTTCCAAGGTCCGCGCCGACGTCGCCCGCATCGTCGAGCTGTACAAGCGGCAGGGCCGCTTCGCCGCGACGGTTGAGCCCAAGATGGTCGAGCTGTCGCAGAACCGCGTCGACGTGGTGTTCGAGATCAACGAAGGGCCCAAGTCCAAGGTCCGCCAGATCAACATCATCGGCAACGAGGCGTTTTCCGACAGCGACCTGCGCGGCGAAATGGTCACCAAGCAGGCGCGCCTGACCAGCTTCCTCAGCTCCAACACCAGCTACGATCCGGACCGGCTGGCGTTCGACCAGCAGAAGCTGCGCGAGTTCTACCTGACCGAGGGCTACGCCGACTTCCGCGTCGTGTCCGCGGTGGCCGAGCTGACGCCCGACAAGCAGGACTTCATCATCACGTACGTGGTCGAGGAAGGCGAGCGCTACAAGTTCGGCGATGTCGCCGTGCGCAGCGAGATCCGCGATTTCGACAGCGACGTGCTGACCCGCAACCTGCCGCTGAAGGAAGGCGACTGGTTCAACGGCAAGCAGGTGCAGGACACCGAGGAACAGTTCACCGAACTGGCCGGCACCTTCGGCTATGCCTTTGCCGACGTGGAGGCGCAGTACCGCCCCAACCGCGAAGAAAAGACGATGGGCCTGACCTTCGTGCTGAAGGAAGCGCCGCGCGTCTATGTCGAGCGGATCGACGTCAACGGCAACACGCTGACCCAGGACAAGGTCCTGCGCCGCGAGTTCCGCCTGGTCGAAGGCGATGCGTTCAACTCGCTGCAGGTCAAGCGCACGACCAACCGGATCAAGTCGCTGGGATATTTCCAGGACAGTTTCGAAGTCGCGCAGAAGGACGGCAGCACGCCCGATCGCATCGTGCTGGAAGCCAACGTGGAGGAGCAGCCCACCGGTCAGCTTCAGCTCTCGGCCGGTTTCTCGTCGATCGAAAGCTTCATCCTCGCCGCGTCGATCCAGCAGCGCAATTTCCGCGGCCGCGGCCAGACCGTCGGCTTCGGGGTGAACTATTCGCGCTATTCGAAAAGCGCGAACATCAGCTTTGCCGAACCGTACGTGTTCGATCGCAACATCTCGATGGGCGTCGACCTCTACCGGCGCGACACCAACAGCTTCAACTTCCTGAACAACACCCGCAACACGACCTTCCAGCAGACCACCACCGGCGGCCAGGTGCGGCTGGGCGTGCCGCTGACCGAGTACATGTCGGCGGTCGCCAGCTACACGCTGAACTTCGACGACGTGACGCTCGACCGGAACCGGTTCTTCACTCCCGATGCGGCCGGCAACCTGTCGTGCAACCCGATCCTGGCGGGCCGGTACCTGTGCGACGCAGTGGGCAGCCGGACCAGCTCGATCCTGGGCGTGAACGTGGTGTACGATTCGCTGGACAGCCGCCTGCGGCCCACCCGCGGTCGCTCGATCTCGCTGGGCGCGGAATTCGCCGGGCTGGGCGGATCGGTGAAGTTCGCCCGCATCCGCGGCAAGGCTTCGCAGTTCTGGCCGCTGGGCGGTGGGTTCATCTTCTCCACCTCGATCGAAGGTGGGGCGATCAAGGGACTGGGCGATGGCGACGTCCGCCTGACCGACCGCTTCTTCCTGGGTGAGCCGCAGTTCCGCGGGTTCGCGATCCGCGGGGTTGGCCCGCGCGTGATCCGGCGCCCGCTGGTGGACGATCCCGCCAGCACCGATCCGACCAAGTTCCTGGAACTGACCGACCGGCGCAGCGTGTCGGACGATGCACTGGGCGGTAACTACTATTACCTTGGCCGGGCCGAGCTGGAGATTCCGCTGGGCAGCGGGGCGCAGGAACTTGGCCTGCGGCCGTCGATCTTCGCCGATGTCGGCGCGCTGTGGGGCGTTCGCACCCCGCAGCTCAACGACAGCAGCAGCACCTTCCCGACCGGCTTCGAATTCCCGATCCGCGATGCCAGCGGCAGCCCGCTGTTCACCCAGATCAACGTTGCCACTCTGGTCACGCCGACCGGCGGCGGAACGCCTGTCTGCACCCCGGGCACGGCGGCTGGCGACGTCACCACGGTGACCAACCCGACCAATCCCAATCCGCCGAGCTGCCTCGGGACCAACACCAACACGGCGCTGATCAGTTCGATTCCGCCGTTCCGCGAGGTGTTCCTGGGCGATTCCCCCAGCCCGCGCCTGTCGGTCGGCATCGGGGTCAACTGGAACTCGCCGTTCGGCCCGTTCAGGATCGATTTTGCTCACGTGCTCTTAAAGCGTGCCGGTGATGACACGAAGCGATTCACATTCAACGTAGGAACTCAATTCTGA
- the rseP gene encoding RIP metalloprotease RseP, translating to MIESPPFWLYIVGFLLLLGPLVTVHEFGHYLMGRLFGVGVEAFSVGFGKEIAGFTDKHGTRWKLSALPLGGYCQFKGDMNPASMPDAAKVAAMSPAERDGSFHHAPLWQRSLIVLAGPLTNIVVALAIFASFNLAYGRVEAPPVVDRFAAGSAAEAAGLEAGDRIVALDGAPVSDFMAIRREVALYPGRAIELTVDREGDTVEIPVTVGEMIQRDTFGNESRVGVLGIYAVEPRMVPMGVGEAVGQAFVQSWQMAEMMVVGIGQIVTGDRSVQELGGPIKIAKFSGEQLSLGPQAFVWFAALISLNLAFINLLPIPALDGGHLAFYAAEAVRRKPIGARGQEVAFRAGVAVILALMVFVTINDLLSLPILGR from the coding sequence TTGATCGAAAGCCCCCCCTTCTGGCTCTACATTGTCGGTTTCCTGCTGTTGCTGGGGCCGCTGGTGACGGTGCACGAGTTCGGCCATTACCTGATGGGCCGGCTGTTCGGCGTCGGGGTGGAGGCGTTCTCGGTCGGGTTCGGCAAGGAGATCGCCGGCTTTACCGACAAGCACGGCACCCGCTGGAAGCTGTCGGCGTTGCCGCTGGGGGGATATTGCCAGTTCAAGGGCGACATGAACCCCGCCTCGATGCCCGATGCGGCCAAGGTCGCGGCGATGAGCCCGGCGGAACGCGACGGCAGTTTCCATCATGCGCCGCTGTGGCAACGATCGCTGATCGTGCTGGCCGGCCCGCTGACCAACATCGTCGTCGCGCTGGCGATCTTCGCCTCGTTCAACCTCGCGTATGGCCGGGTCGAGGCACCGCCGGTGGTCGACCGGTTCGCTGCCGGATCGGCGGCGGAAGCGGCGGGGCTGGAGGCGGGCGACCGGATCGTCGCGCTCGACGGTGCGCCGGTCAGCGATTTCATGGCCATCCGGCGCGAGGTCGCGCTCTATCCCGGCCGCGCGATCGAACTCACCGTCGACCGCGAAGGCGATACGGTGGAGATCCCGGTCACGGTCGGCGAGATGATCCAGCGCGACACGTTCGGCAACGAATCGCGCGTCGGCGTGCTCGGCATCTACGCGGTCGAGCCGCGGATGGTGCCGATGGGCGTGGGCGAGGCGGTGGGCCAGGCGTTTGTTCAAAGCTGGCAGATGGCCGAGATGATGGTGGTCGGGATCGGCCAGATCGTCACCGGCGACCGGTCGGTGCAGGAACTGGGCGGCCCGATCAAGATCGCCAAGTTTTCGGGCGAGCAGCTCAGCCTTGGGCCGCAGGCGTTCGTGTGGTTCGCGGCGCTGATCTCGCTTAATTTGGCATTCATCAACCTGTTGCCAATCCCCGCCCTCGACGGCGGGCACCTGGCTTTCTACGCGGCCGAAGCGGTCCGCCGGAAGCCGATCGGCGCTCGCGGTCAGGAAGTGGCGTTCCGCGCCGGCGTGGCGGTGATCCTTGCGCTGATGGTGTTCGTCACGATCAACGACCTGCTCTCGCTGCCGATCCTCGGGCGCTAG
- the dxr gene encoding 1-deoxy-D-xylulose-5-phosphate reductoisomerase yields MRTISILGATGSVGASTLDLIRRNRDDWRVVALTANCNAQELAALAREFGAEIAVVADESCLPELRDALGMSGIETAGGASALIEAAARPADLTVAAIVGCAGLAPVMASIEQGGTIALANKEALVSAGDVMTAAVARHGATLLPVDSEHNAIFQCLAGNRIEDVRRITLTASGGPLRTWDAARLQSATPAQAVAHPNWDMGAKISVDSATMMNKGLEFIEAHHLFPVGLDRIAIVVHPQSVIHSMVEYRDGSTLAQLGPSDMRVPIASCLAYPARMETPMAPLDLPALGTLTFEAPDEARFPATRLAREAAQAGGAAPAVLNAANEIAVARFLAGQIAFTDIAALVARALEEGNLPPAPQTLAEVLDLDRATRARVTAMLELA; encoded by the coding sequence ATGCGGACGATCTCGATCCTCGGCGCGACCGGATCGGTGGGCGCCTCGACGCTCGACCTGATCCGGCGCAACCGGGATGACTGGCGGGTCGTTGCGCTGACCGCCAACTGCAACGCGCAGGAACTGGCCGCTCTGGCGCGCGAGTTCGGCGCGGAAATCGCGGTGGTGGCGGATGAAAGCTGCCTGCCTGAACTGCGCGATGCGCTCGGCATGAGCGGGATCGAGACCGCGGGCGGAGCATCCGCGCTGATCGAGGCGGCCGCGCGGCCGGCAGACCTGACTGTTGCCGCGATCGTCGGCTGCGCGGGCCTCGCCCCGGTGATGGCCTCGATCGAGCAGGGCGGCACGATCGCGCTCGCCAACAAGGAAGCGCTGGTCTCCGCCGGTGACGTCATGACCGCCGCGGTCGCGCGGCACGGGGCGACGCTGCTGCCGGTGGACAGTGAGCATAACGCGATCTTCCAGTGCCTCGCCGGAAACCGGATCGAGGATGTGCGGCGGATCACGCTCACCGCGAGTGGCGGTCCGCTGCGGACGTGGGACGCGGCGCGGCTCCAATCCGCCACGCCCGCGCAGGCCGTCGCGCACCCCAACTGGGACATGGGCGCCAAGATCAGCGTCGATTCGGCGACAATGATGAATAAGGGCCTCGAATTCATCGAGGCGCACCACCTGTTCCCCGTAGGGCTCGATCGGATCGCCATCGTGGTCCACCCGCAGAGCGTGATCCACTCGATGGTCGAATACCGCGACGGATCGACCCTGGCGCAGCTTGGTCCCAGCGATATGCGGGTGCCGATCGCCAGCTGTCTTGCATACCCTGCACGGATGGAGACGCCGATGGCGCCGCTCGACCTGCCGGCGCTCGGCACGCTGACCTTCGAGGCGCCCGACGAAGCGCGCTTTCCCGCCACCCGCCTGGCGCGTGAGGCGGCCCAGGCGGGCGGGGCGGCACCGGCGGTGCTGAACGCGGCGAACGAGATCGCGGTCGCACGCTTCCTCGCCGGTCAGATCGCGTTCACCGATATTGCCGCATTGGTCGCGCGCGCGCTGGAGGAAGGCAACCTCCCGCCCGCCCCGCAAACCCTTGCCGAAGTGCTTGATCTGGACCGTGCGACCCGCGCACGGGTGACCGCCATGCTGGAGCTTGCCTGA
- a CDS encoding phosphatidate cytidylyltransferase encodes MDDRISPAAPRARRSDLPVRLASALLMLAVTIAALVIGGRVFDAFVVLVALVAFAEFVMLVMKATGSVAIRLAAILAGALYFGFAGGVLAGAGDFLIVLIIGVTVFTDTFAYFSGRTIGGPKVAPSISPNKTWAGVIGGMIGAGLWVVLWIVAIDGGIAGPRFELGLPLIAENLGLAAVLGAILAVLAQAGDFFESWLKRRAGVKDSSTLIPGHGGVFDRVDGMLPVAIAVGVLAATLVN; translated from the coding sequence GTGGACGATAGGATTAGCCCGGCAGCGCCGCGAGCAAGGCGCAGCGACCTGCCGGTGCGGCTCGCTTCGGCCCTGCTGATGCTGGCGGTGACCATCGCCGCGCTGGTGATCGGCGGGCGGGTGTTCGATGCATTCGTGGTGCTGGTGGCGCTGGTCGCGTTCGCCGAATTCGTGATGCTGGTGATGAAGGCGACGGGGAGCGTCGCCATCCGCCTCGCCGCGATCCTGGCGGGCGCGCTGTACTTCGGCTTTGCCGGCGGCGTGCTGGCGGGCGCGGGCGATTTCCTGATCGTGCTGATCATCGGGGTGACCGTTTTCACCGACACCTTCGCCTATTTCAGCGGGCGTACCATCGGCGGCCCGAAGGTGGCGCCGTCGATCAGCCCCAACAAGACCTGGGCTGGCGTGATCGGCGGGATGATCGGCGCAGGCTTGTGGGTGGTGCTGTGGATCGTCGCGATCGACGGCGGGATCGCCGGCCCGCGGTTTGAGCTGGGCCTGCCGCTGATCGCGGAAAACCTGGGGCTCGCGGCGGTGCTCGGCGCGATCCTCGCCGTGCTGGCACAGGCGGGCGACTTCTTCGAAAGCTGGCTCAAGCGGCGGGCGGGGGTGAAGGATTCCTCCACGCTTATTCCGGGGCACGGCGGCGTGTTCGACCGGGTCGACGGCATGTTGCCGGTGGCGATCGCGGTCGGCGTGCTGGCAGCGACGCTGGTCAACTGA